A single region of the Duganella sp. BuS-21 genome encodes:
- a CDS encoding MFS transporter, translating to MKPRLSFWQIVNMNIGFFGIQFSFGLQQSSMSPIYKYLGADEASLPYLWLAGPMTGLLVQPLIGAMSDRTVTRWGRRTPYFLIGAILCSLGLLAMPFSPTLWMAASLLWILDAANNVTMEPYRAFVSDKLAPQQHSIGFLTQSAFTGLGQTLAYLTPSLLVWLGMNKDAVNSSHIPHIVIVAFLIGAVFSISSVLWTLKTTPEHPLTAAELDQIRARPAGWRHTLGDIASAVREMPDTMRQLVWVKLFQWYAMFCYWQYIMLSLSTTIYGTTDQASQGFRDAGLLAGQVGAFYNFIAFAGALALVPFTRRYGPKITHSICLALAGVAMFSIPMIHTPALLLVPMVGIGLAWASIMGNPYVMLAGCIPPERTGVYMGIFNMFIVIPMIIQIFTLPLYYRSLLGGNPENVIRLAGALMLCGAVAVLLVKIKKPQATSLRPLEEPAS from the coding sequence ATGAAGCCGCGCCTGTCGTTCTGGCAGATCGTCAACATGAACATCGGATTTTTCGGCATCCAGTTCAGCTTCGGTCTGCAGCAGAGCAGCATGAGTCCCATCTACAAATACCTCGGCGCCGACGAAGCCAGTCTGCCGTATCTGTGGCTGGCCGGGCCGATGACCGGCCTGCTGGTGCAGCCGCTGATCGGCGCCATGAGCGACCGCACCGTTACCCGCTGGGGGCGGCGCACGCCGTACTTCCTGATCGGCGCCATCCTGTGCAGCCTTGGCCTGCTGGCCATGCCGTTCAGCCCGACGTTGTGGATGGCGGCCAGCCTGCTGTGGATCCTGGACGCGGCCAACAACGTCACGATGGAGCCGTATCGCGCCTTCGTCAGCGACAAGCTGGCGCCGCAGCAGCACTCGATCGGCTTCCTGACGCAGAGCGCCTTCACCGGCCTGGGGCAAACGCTGGCCTATCTGACGCCGTCGCTGCTGGTCTGGCTGGGCATGAACAAGGACGCCGTCAACAGCAGTCATATTCCGCACATCGTCATCGTCGCTTTCCTGATCGGCGCGGTGTTTTCGATCAGCTCGGTGCTGTGGACCCTGAAGACCACGCCGGAGCATCCGCTGACGGCGGCGGAGCTGGACCAGATCCGCGCGCGTCCGGCCGGCTGGCGCCACACGCTGGGCGACATCGCCAGCGCCGTGCGCGAGATGCCGGACACCATGCGCCAGCTGGTGTGGGTCAAGCTGTTCCAGTGGTATGCCATGTTCTGTTATTGGCAGTACATCATGCTGTCGCTGTCGACCACGATTTACGGCACCACCGACCAGGCTTCCCAGGGCTTCCGCGACGCCGGCCTGCTGGCGGGGCAGGTGGGTGCGTTTTACAACTTCATCGCGTTTGCCGGTGCGCTGGCGCTGGTGCCGTTCACCCGGCGCTACGGGCCGAAGATCACGCACAGTATTTGCCTGGCGCTGGCCGGCGTGGCGATGTTCAGCATTCCCATGATTCATACGCCGGCGCTGCTGTTGGTGCCGATGGTGGGCATCGGCCTGGCGTGGGCCAGCATCATGGGCAATCCGTATGTGATGCTGGCGGGCTGCATTCCGCCGGAGCGCACCGGCGTCTACATGGGGATCTTCAATATGTTCATCGTCATTCCGATGATCATCCAGATCTTCACGCTGCCGCTGTACTACCGCAGCCTGCTGGGCGGCAACCCGGAGAACGTGATCCGGCTGGCGGGCGCGCTGATGCTGTGCGGCGCGGTGGCGGTGCTGCTGGTGAAAATAAAAAAGCCGCAAGCAACAAGCTTGCGGCCTCTTGAAGAACCGGCGAGCTAA
- a CDS encoding PfkB family carbohydrate kinase, with product MNEPSIAVFGEALVDDFISEQVVGGAPFNVARNLAAFGVAALMVTRIGADKNGALVRNEFSRFGMSEAGLQVDARETTGRVVVERHAAGHRFIILPDQAYDYIEPTPALAALRGAQPQVIYFGTMAQRHEQSRATLRAMLEASSAQRYLDLNVREGQVTERIAHESLKLADIVKVNEDELKDLFRWYTHTQPGTGAADSAALRDACLTLMRSFGLQGLIVTLGERGALYFGADGTLAANHECHAPAHIVDTVGAGDAFSAVFLFGQAQGWPLPLTLARANAFAGAICGISGAVPADIGFYTQWIANWHQGAAA from the coding sequence ATGAACGAACCAAGCATCGCCGTCTTCGGCGAAGCGCTGGTGGATGATTTCATCAGCGAGCAAGTGGTGGGCGGCGCACCTTTCAACGTAGCGCGCAATCTGGCCGCGTTCGGCGTGGCCGCGCTGATGGTCACACGCATCGGCGCGGACAAGAACGGCGCCCTGGTGCGCAATGAATTTTCGCGCTTCGGCATGAGCGAGGCTGGCTTGCAGGTCGATGCGCGGGAAACCACCGGCCGTGTGGTGGTCGAACGCCATGCCGCCGGCCACCGCTTCATCATCCTGCCCGACCAGGCCTATGATTACATCGAACCCACGCCGGCCCTGGCGGCGTTGCGCGGCGCGCAGCCGCAGGTGATTTACTTCGGCACCATGGCGCAACGCCATGAGCAATCGCGCGCCACCTTGCGCGCCATGCTGGAGGCCAGCAGTGCGCAGCGCTACCTCGACCTCAATGTGCGCGAAGGGCAAGTCACCGAACGCATCGCCCACGAGTCGCTCAAGCTTGCCGATATCGTCAAGGTCAACGAGGACGAGCTGAAAGACCTGTTCCGCTGGTACACGCACACCCAGCCCGGAACCGGCGCGGCCGACAGCGCCGCGCTGCGCGACGCCTGCCTGACCCTGATGCGCAGCTTTGGCCTTCAAGGCCTGATCGTCACGCTGGGCGAGCGCGGCGCGCTGTACTTCGGCGCCGACGGCACGCTGGCCGCCAACCATGAATGCCACGCGCCGGCGCATATCGTCGATACCGTCGGTGCGGGCGATGCCTTCTCGGCAGTGTTCCTGTTCGGCCAGGCGCAGGGCTGGCCGCTGCCGTTGACGCTGGCGCGCGCGAACGCATTTGCCGGCGCCATCTGCGGCATCTCCGGCGCGGTGCCGGCCGATATCGGCTTCTACACCCAGTGGATCGCCAACTGGCATCAGGGAGCCGCCGCATGA
- a CDS encoding alpha-amylase family glycosyl hydrolase, which translates to MPSKEMSERMLAVLPEALRPQAAQRLAVNEPVLRRLLAGLYGGHAEFEIWFGELMASLGMLYASRPAPLRALDAQRAAQPDWFLSQRMLGYCAYVQNFGGDLNGVAARIPYLQELGVSYLHLLPFLRARAGENDGGFAVASFDQVAPSLGTNADLEALTAQLREAGISLCSDFILNHVADDHAWAVAAKAGDPQARAMFLVYPDRTMPDRYEATLGQVFPQVAPGNFTHVEEMGGWVWSTFYPYQWDLNYANPAVFADMAAAMLRLANRGIEVFRLDSTAFLWKREGSNSMNQPEAHQILQALRAIVDIVAPGVLLKAEAIVPTRELPAYLGSAEARECHIAYHSSLMAAGWLALSEQDTGVLREVIRNTPALPPAATWLSYVRCHDDIGWNVLRAEAAADGGDANARLARAARFFAGGENSYASGAAFQSSDPNAAHGSNGMAASLAGLTQARTADERLLAVRRLLLLHGLALSFGALPVLYMGDELAMENDDSYLQRPQHAMDSRWLQRPVLEQARWQGRDDTAASAGQVYQSLIRMVRVRRRHDELAASAPRTLRADAPDGVLALARGDAFITLMNFSGAPQRYVLQGRWTDCLDGAILDGAVTLAPYAMHWLEPGATA; encoded by the coding sequence ATGCCTTCTAAAGAAATGTCGGAGCGCATGCTTGCGGTCCTGCCCGAAGCCCTGCGGCCGCAGGCCGCGCAGCGCCTGGCCGTCAACGAGCCGGTGCTGCGGCGCCTGCTGGCCGGCTTGTACGGCGGCCACGCCGAGTTCGAGATCTGGTTCGGCGAGTTGATGGCGTCGTTGGGCATGTTGTACGCATCGCGCCCGGCGCCTTTGCGCGCGCTGGACGCGCAGCGCGCGGCGCAGCCGGACTGGTTTCTCAGCCAGCGCATGCTGGGTTACTGCGCCTATGTGCAAAACTTCGGCGGCGACCTGAATGGTGTGGCGGCGCGCATACCGTATCTACAGGAGCTGGGCGTCAGCTATCTGCACCTGCTGCCGTTCCTGCGCGCGCGCGCCGGCGAGAACGACGGCGGCTTTGCCGTCGCCAGTTTCGACCAGGTGGCGCCGTCGCTGGGCACCAACGCCGACCTGGAAGCGTTGACCGCGCAGCTGCGTGAGGCCGGCATCAGCCTGTGTTCCGACTTCATCCTGAATCACGTGGCGGACGATCACGCCTGGGCCGTCGCCGCCAAGGCCGGCGACCCGCAGGCGCGCGCCATGTTCCTCGTCTACCCGGACCGCACCATGCCGGACCGCTACGAAGCGACGCTGGGCCAGGTGTTCCCGCAGGTCGCACCGGGCAACTTCACCCATGTCGAGGAAATGGGCGGCTGGGTCTGGAGCACCTTCTATCCCTACCAGTGGGACCTGAACTATGCCAACCCGGCGGTCTTTGCCGACATGGCGGCCGCCATGCTGCGGCTGGCGAATCGCGGCATCGAAGTCTTCCGCCTCGATTCCACCGCCTTCCTGTGGAAGCGCGAAGGCAGCAACAGCATGAACCAGCCGGAGGCGCACCAGATCCTGCAAGCCTTGCGGGCGATCGTCGATATCGTCGCACCGGGCGTGCTGCTGAAGGCCGAAGCCATCGTGCCGACCCGGGAACTGCCGGCCTACCTGGGCAGCGCCGAGGCGCGCGAATGCCACATCGCCTATCACAGCAGCCTGATGGCGGCCGGCTGGCTGGCCTTGTCGGAGCAGGACACCGGCGTGTTGCGCGAGGTGATCCGCAACACGCCCGCGCTGCCGCCGGCCGCCACCTGGCTCAGCTACGTGCGCTGCCACGATGACATCGGCTGGAACGTGTTGCGCGCGGAAGCGGCGGCGGACGGCGGCGACGCCAATGCGCGCCTGGCCCGCGCCGCCCGCTTCTTCGCCGGCGGCGAGAACAGCTATGCGAGCGGCGCCGCCTTCCAGAGTAGCGACCCCAACGCGGCGCACGGCAGCAACGGCATGGCCGCCTCGCTGGCGGGCCTGACGCAGGCGCGGACCGCCGATGAACGCTTGCTGGCGGTGCGCCGCCTGCTGTTGCTGCATGGGCTGGCGTTGAGCTTCGGCGCGCTGCCGGTGCTGTACATGGGCGACGAACTGGCGATGGAGAACGACGACAGCTATCTGCAGCGCCCGCAGCACGCGATGGACAGCCGCTGGCTGCAGCGCCCCGTGCTGGAGCAGGCGCGCTGGCAGGGCCGCGATGACACCGCCGCCAGTGCCGGCCAGGTATATCAATCGCTGATCCGTATGGTGCGCGTGCGCCGCCGGCACGATGAACTGGCTGCCAGCGCGCCGCGTACCTTGCGGGCCGATGCGCCGGATGGCGTGCTGGCGTTGGCGCGCGGCGACGCGTTTATCACCTTGATGAATTTCTCCGGCGCGCCGCAACGCTATGTGCTGCAAGGCCGCTGGACCGACTGCTTGGACGGCGCCATACTGGACGGCGCGGTAACGCTGGCACCGTATGCGATGCATTGGCTGGAACCTGGAGCGACAGCATGA
- a CDS encoding TonB-dependent receptor, with protein MDHRTFQLGGIAAAVATAVLHMGGAAAQDTPPADGLNMERVVVTGTSGASSKMKTSVSISTIEGDAIKNAAPMSAAEVLRSVPGVRSESSGGEGNANITVRGVPISAGGARYVQIQEDGLPVLQSGDFNFITPDSYVKIDGTLDHLEVVRGGSASTLATNAPGGIINFITKTGEEKGGHVAISRGLGYDQTRYDFDYGAPLSDKTRFFIGGNYRSGEGVRDTGMSTEDGGQIRGNITHELDNGFIRLSFKHLDDKSPTALPVPVQVVNQQIREIPGIDPRTASFYSPYWVRDVVLSKNNTPVSTNVNDGLRVKSDALGLEGSFDLGGGWKLSDKFRTSSNSGRFAGVFAGNNGTVGNYVFATGPNKGKAYNGRAFSAVVFNTSIDDAGNTLNDTKLAKTFTLAGGGKVTATAGLYLSTQQLALTWNFNEYLMQASGDKPALLQTASATPGLVGPAFGGCCSRAVDMEYKLTSPYLNLGYEAGPLNLDASIRQDRQQASGTANIATSSGGVLRYDPATEQMVDYKLNHNSYSVGGNYSITKNLAAFVRASDGVAFNADRILFGTPLDGSAPININTVKQIEGGVKWRSGGVSAFVTLFQAKTDESNFEATTQRSTSNKYDAKGVELEGAYSNGGFRITGGLTYTDAKITGSAAADVANIGKTPRRQAKYIYQLAPSYSFGDTTVGASLIGTGKAWGDDAHTIELPAYEVVNAYLNYSLTEKATLSLSVNNLFNKIGYTEVEGDGHAARSISGRAAKVSLSYAF; from the coding sequence ATGGACCATCGCACCTTTCAACTGGGCGGCATCGCTGCCGCCGTCGCAACCGCCGTCCTGCACATGGGGGGCGCTGCCGCGCAAGACACCCCGCCGGCAGACGGCCTGAATATGGAGCGCGTGGTGGTGACCGGCACCAGCGGCGCCTCTTCCAAAATGAAAACCAGCGTCTCGATCAGCACCATCGAAGGCGACGCCATCAAGAACGCCGCGCCGATGAGCGCGGCCGAGGTGCTGCGCTCGGTGCCGGGCGTACGCTCGGAATCGTCGGGCGGCGAGGGCAACGCCAACATCACGGTGCGCGGTGTGCCGATCTCGGCCGGCGGCGCGCGCTATGTCCAGATCCAGGAAGACGGCCTGCCGGTGCTGCAATCTGGCGACTTCAACTTCATCACGCCGGACAGCTACGTGAAAATCGACGGCACGCTGGATCACCTGGAGGTGGTGCGCGGCGGCTCGGCCTCGACGCTGGCGACCAACGCGCCGGGCGGCATCATCAACTTCATCACCAAGACCGGCGAGGAAAAGGGGGGACACGTCGCCATCAGTCGCGGCCTCGGCTACGACCAGACCCGCTACGATTTCGATTACGGCGCCCCGCTCTCGGACAAGACCCGCTTCTTCATCGGCGGTAATTACCGCAGCGGCGAAGGCGTGCGCGATACCGGCATGAGCACCGAGGACGGCGGCCAGATTCGCGGCAATATCACGCATGAGCTGGACAATGGCTTTATCCGCCTGTCGTTCAAGCACCTCGACGACAAATCGCCGACTGCGCTGCCGGTGCCGGTGCAGGTGGTGAACCAGCAGATCCGCGAAATCCCCGGCATCGATCCGCGCACCGCCAGCTTTTACTCGCCGTACTGGGTGCGCGATGTGGTCCTCAGCAAAAACAACACGCCGGTATCGACCAACGTCAACGACGGCCTGCGCGTGAAGAGCGATGCGCTCGGCCTCGAAGGCTCCTTCGATCTGGGAGGCGGCTGGAAGCTGAGCGACAAGTTCCGCACCTCCAGCAACAGCGGCCGCTTTGCCGGCGTCTTTGCCGGTAACAACGGCACGGTCGGCAACTACGTGTTCGCCACCGGCCCCAATAAAGGCAAGGCTTACAACGGCCGCGCCTTCTCGGCCGTGGTGTTCAACACCTCGATCGACGATGCCGGCAATACGCTGAACGACACCAAGCTGGCCAAGACCTTCACGCTGGCCGGCGGCGGCAAGGTGACCGCCACCGCCGGCCTGTATCTGTCGACGCAACAGCTGGCGCTGACCTGGAACTTCAACGAATACCTGATGCAGGCCAGCGGCGACAAGCCGGCGCTGCTGCAAACGGCCAGCGCCACGCCCGGCCTGGTGGGCCCGGCCTTCGGCGGCTGCTGCTCGCGCGCCGTGGACATGGAATACAAACTGACTTCGCCGTACCTGAACCTCGGCTATGAAGCCGGCCCGCTGAACCTGGACGCCAGCATCCGCCAGGATCGCCAGCAGGCCAGCGGCACCGCCAACATCGCCACTTCGAGCGGCGGCGTGCTGCGCTACGATCCGGCCACCGAACAGATGGTGGACTACAAGCTCAATCACAATTCCTACTCGGTGGGCGGCAACTACAGCATCACCAAAAACCTGGCGGCCTTCGTGCGCGCCAGCGATGGCGTGGCCTTCAATGCGGACCGCATTCTGTTCGGCACCCCGCTCGACGGCAGCGCGCCGATCAATATCAACACCGTCAAGCAGATCGAGGGCGGCGTGAAGTGGCGCAGCGGCGGCGTCAGCGCCTTCGTGACGCTGTTCCAGGCCAAGACCGACGAGAGCAATTTCGAGGCGACCACCCAGCGCAGCACCTCCAACAAGTACGACGCCAAGGGCGTCGAGCTGGAGGGCGCCTACAGCAACGGCGGCTTCCGCATCACCGGCGGCCTGACCTACACCGACGCCAAGATCACCGGCAGCGCCGCCGCCGACGTGGCCAACATCGGCAAGACGCCGCGTCGCCAGGCCAAGTACATCTACCAGTTGGCGCCGAGCTACAGCTTTGGCGACACCACCGTCGGCGCCAGCCTGATCGGCACCGGCAAAGCGTGGGGCGACGATGCCCACACCATCGAACTGCCGGCGTATGAAGTGGTCAATGCCTACCTCAACTACAGCCTGACCGAGAAAGCCACGCTGTCGCTGAGCGTGAATAATCTGTTCAACAAGATCGGCTATACCGAAGTGGAGGGCGACGGCCATGCCGCCCGTTCCATCTCCGGCCGCGCCGCCAAAGTAAGCCTGTCCTATGCCTTCTAA
- a CDS encoding LacI family DNA-binding transcriptional regulator gives MPKPPPPEAESRRLQMADIARLAGVSTSTVSRALAGSKLISEDTRTRVLELARSLKYNINIGAQNLRMKQNRTVGVVVPYDPDTRQHLSDPFFLSMLGSLADALTEQGFDMLVSRVDASELDAAAAPFDTGRVIGIVLIGQWRHHDQLNQLAARHVPIVVWGAQLPQQLYCTVGGDNVAGGKLAGAHLIAQGRRRIAFFGDINLPEIGQRYQGLCQALAQAGMAADPALLVPASFVPDGGRLAVAELLRRGAAFDAVFAGSDLMAMTAINTLRQLGMDVPGRVAVIGYDDIELSSYFHPPLTTVQQPIREAGRALVASLLALTEGRPAPSLQLPTQLIVRHSSV, from the coding sequence ATGCCTAAACCCCCGCCGCCCGAAGCTGAGAGCCGGCGCTTGCAGATGGCCGACATCGCGCGGCTGGCGGGCGTATCCACGTCCACCGTCTCGCGCGCACTTGCCGGCAGCAAGCTGATCAGCGAAGACACGCGCACCCGCGTGCTGGAGCTGGCCCGTTCGCTCAAGTACAACATCAACATCGGTGCGCAAAACCTGCGCATGAAGCAAAACCGCACGGTGGGGGTGGTGGTGCCCTACGACCCGGACACGCGCCAGCACTTGTCCGACCCGTTTTTCCTGTCCATGCTGGGCAGCCTGGCCGACGCGCTGACCGAGCAGGGCTTCGACATGCTGGTCTCGCGGGTGGACGCCAGCGAGCTCGACGCCGCCGCCGCGCCGTTCGACACCGGCCGCGTGATCGGCATCGTGCTGATCGGCCAATGGCGCCACCATGACCAGTTGAACCAGCTGGCCGCGCGCCATGTGCCGATCGTGGTGTGGGGCGCGCAGTTGCCGCAACAGCTGTATTGCACCGTCGGCGGCGACAACGTGGCCGGCGGCAAGCTGGCCGGCGCGCACCTGATCGCGCAGGGCCGCCGACGCATCGCCTTCTTCGGCGACATCAACTTGCCGGAAATCGGCCAGCGCTACCAGGGCCTGTGCCAGGCGCTGGCGCAAGCCGGCATGGCGGCCGATCCGGCCTTGCTGGTGCCGGCGTCCTTCGTGCCGGACGGCGGCCGCCTGGCGGTGGCGGAGTTACTGCGGCGCGGTGCGGCCTTCGATGCCGTGTTCGCCGGCAGCGACCTGATGGCCATGACCGCCATCAACACTCTGCGCCAGCTCGGCATGGACGTGCCGGGCCGCGTGGCCGTGATCGGCTACGACGATATCGAGTTGTCGAGCTACTTCCACCCGCCGCTGACCACCGTGCAACAACCGATACGGGAGGCCGGCCGCGCGCTGGTGGCCTCGCTGCTGGCGCTGACCGAGGGCCGCCCCGCGCCCTCGCTGCAACTGCCGACCCAACTGATCGTCCGCCACAGTTCTGTGTGA
- a CDS encoding glutathione S-transferase N-terminal domain-containing protein has protein sequence MKLIGSLASPYVRKVRVVLAEKKLDYQFALENVWAADTTISQHNPLGKVPSLIMEDGTVLIDSRVMTEYLDTLTPVCKLLPPNGRDRADVKCWEALADGMLDAAVSVRLERTLRPKELQSEEWMARQMRKVELSLQAMSRQLGEQVYCAGTHYSLADVAVGCALGWLSFRFPDIAWRDDHANLARLYDKLSERPSFKDTVPA, from the coding sequence ATGAAACTGATCGGTTCCCTCGCCAGCCCGTATGTCCGCAAGGTACGCGTCGTTCTCGCGGAAAAAAAGCTCGACTACCAGTTTGCACTGGAGAATGTGTGGGCGGCCGACACCACCATCAGCCAGCACAACCCGCTCGGCAAGGTGCCCAGCCTGATCATGGAAGACGGCACGGTGCTGATCGATTCGCGTGTCATGACCGAATACCTCGATACGCTGACGCCGGTGTGCAAGCTGTTGCCGCCGAACGGCCGCGACCGCGCCGACGTCAAGTGCTGGGAAGCGCTGGCCGACGGCATGCTCGATGCGGCTGTGAGCGTGCGCCTGGAGCGCACCCTGCGCCCCAAGGAATTGCAAAGCGAGGAGTGGATGGCGCGCCAGATGCGCAAGGTCGAGCTGAGCTTGCAGGCGATGTCGCGCCAGCTCGGCGAGCAAGTGTATTGCGCCGGCACGCATTATTCGCTGGCCGACGTGGCGGTGGGGTGTGCGCTGGGCTGGCTGTCGTTCCGTTTCCCGGACATCGCCTGGCGCGACGACCATGCCAACCTGGCCCGGCTGTACGACAAGCTGTCGGAACGCCCGTCCTTCAAGGACACGGTTCCCGCCTGA
- the purB gene encoding adenylosuccinate lyase has protein sequence MTTTPYSTLSALSPLDGRYAGKTDLLRPILSESGFMHHRVKVEISWLQALSLAGFDEIKPFSAAGTALLDKIANEFTEQDATRIKEIEAVTNHDVKAVEYWLKEQVKDVPELVAASEFIHFACTSEDINNTSHGMMLKAARDTVMLPSLNKVIARLTEIAHANADLPMLSRTHGQTASPTTLGKEMANVVARLQRAIKRIEQVEILGKMNGAVGNYNAHLSAYPSFDWPAFSKAVIEQRLGLVFNPYTIQIEPHDYMAELFDAFARVNTILLDLNRDIWSYVSLGYFKQKLKAGEIGSSTMPHKVNPIDFENSEGNLGLANAILKHLSEKLPVSRLQRDLTDSTVLRNIGVGLGYTLLAYDSCLRGLNKLEVNPARLEADLDANWEVLAEPVQTVMRRYGIENPYEQLKELTRGKGISKLALQEFINGLAVPQEAKDLMLAMTPANYTGIAAALAKAI, from the coding sequence ATGACCACTACTCCTTACTCCACGCTGTCGGCGCTGTCGCCGCTGGACGGCCGCTATGCCGGTAAAACCGATCTGCTGCGTCCCATCCTGTCCGAATCCGGCTTCATGCACCACCGCGTTAAAGTAGAAATTTCCTGGCTGCAGGCGCTGTCGCTGGCCGGTTTCGATGAAATCAAACCGTTCTCGGCCGCAGGCACCGCCCTGCTGGACAAGATCGCCAACGAATTCACCGAACAGGATGCCACCCGCATCAAGGAAATCGAGGCCGTCACCAACCACGACGTCAAGGCCGTGGAGTACTGGCTGAAGGAGCAAGTGAAAGATGTGCCGGAACTGGTGGCCGCCTCGGAGTTCATCCACTTCGCCTGCACCTCGGAAGACATCAACAACACCTCGCACGGCATGATGCTGAAGGCCGCGCGCGACACCGTCATGCTGCCGTCGCTGAACAAAGTGATCGCCCGCCTGACCGAGATCGCGCACGCCAACGCCGATCTGCCGATGCTGTCGCGCACCCACGGCCAGACCGCCAGCCCGACCACCCTGGGCAAGGAAATGGCCAACGTGGTCGCCCGCCTGCAGCGCGCCATCAAGCGCATCGAGCAAGTGGAAATCCTGGGCAAGATGAACGGCGCGGTCGGCAACTACAACGCCCACCTGTCGGCCTACCCATCGTTCGACTGGCCGGCATTCTCGAAGGCTGTGATCGAACAGCGCCTGGGCCTGGTGTTCAACCCGTACACCATCCAGATCGAACCGCACGACTACATGGCCGAGCTGTTCGACGCCTTCGCCCGCGTCAACACCATCCTGCTGGACCTGAACCGCGACATCTGGAGCTACGTCTCGCTGGGCTACTTCAAGCAAAAGCTGAAGGCCGGCGAAATCGGTTCCTCGACCATGCCGCACAAGGTCAACCCGATCGACTTCGAAAACTCGGAAGGCAACCTGGGCCTGGCCAACGCCATCCTGAAACACCTGTCGGAAAAACTGCCGGTCTCGCGCCTGCAACGCGACCTGACCGACTCGACCGTGCTGCGCAATATCGGCGTCGGCCTCGGCTACACCCTGCTGGCTTACGACAGCTGCCTGCGCGGCCTGAACAAGCTGGAAGTCAATCCAGCCCGCCTGGAAGCCGACCTGGACGCCAACTGGGAAGTGCTGGCCGAGCCGGTGCAAACCGTGATGCGCCGCTACGGCATCGAAAACCCGTACGAACAGCTGAAGGAACTGACGCGCGGCAAGGGTATCTCCAAGCTGGCGCTGCAGGAGTTCATCAACGGCCTGGCCGTGCCGCAGGAAGCCAAGGACCTGATGCTGGCCATGACCCCGGCCAACTACACCGGCATCGCCGCTGCTCTGGCAAAAGCCATCTGA
- a CDS encoding cytochrome b, which produces MQRYTKIAMLLHWLVALLIIATFFLGLSMVAIPGFSPTKLKYFSWHKWMGVTVLLLAVIRLLWRQANRPPPPLQSIPAWQHKIAEGMHYLLYFLIFAVPISGYLYSYAAGVPVVYLGLWQMPAVIAPDPELKATLKTVHYVLTMTMAAAVVAHALAALKHHFIDRDVTLKRMLPL; this is translated from the coding sequence ATGCAACGCTATACCAAAATCGCGATGTTGCTGCATTGGCTGGTCGCCCTGCTGATCATCGCCACCTTTTTCCTCGGCCTGTCCATGGTCGCGATTCCGGGCTTCTCGCCCACCAAGCTCAAGTACTTCTCCTGGCACAAGTGGATGGGCGTGACGGTGCTGCTCCTGGCCGTGATCCGCCTCCTGTGGCGCCAGGCCAACCGCCCGCCGCCGCCGCTGCAATCGATCCCCGCCTGGCAGCACAAGATCGCCGAAGGCATGCACTACCTGCTGTACTTCCTGATCTTCGCCGTGCCGATCTCGGGCTACCTGTACTCGTATGCGGCCGGCGTGCCGGTGGTGTACCTGGGCCTGTGGCAGATGCCGGCCGTGATCGCCCCGGATCCTGAACTTAAGGCAACTTTAAAAACCGTCCATTATGTTCTGACCATGACGATGGCCGCAGCGGTAGTGGCCCACGCCCTGGCCGCACTCAAGCATCACTTTATCGACCGCGACGTCACGCTGAAACGCATGCTGCCGCTGTAA